Genomic window (Fibrobacter sp. UBA4297):
GTGCTTAGCGCTATCGCATTTTCGGGCATTGTCGCCTGTGCTTTGGTGGCGGGCAAGGAACTCGGTGAAGGTTCTCCGTCGGCCGGCGCTCTCGTGAAAGCGGGCAAGAGGATGCTTGCTCCGGTCATGATAGCATCGCTCTTGGCACTCTCGGCACTTGTCGTCGATATGAGCGTCGTTGTGGATTGGAGAAGAATAGGCATTGCCGCCATTCTCTGGGTGGCTTTTAACGTTTGGTTCTTCGGTTTCACGTTCGGGACGATGTCCTTTGCCCCGTGGGAACGCATCCGCTCCGGCTCTCGCCGCGTCAAGATGAGCGACAAGAAAAAGAAATCTTCAAAGAAGAAGTAGACAGTAGGAAGTCGGCGGTAGGAAGTGTCATGCCCGCCATTGCGCGGGCATCTCCATATTGTCATCCCGGCCGGAGCCTGTGCTGAGCAAAGTCGAAGCATGCCGGGATCGCCTTTTTTATTGATGTCGTAATCAAAAAGCGTCCCGTGCGATTTGCACGAGACGCTTGTTGTTGGAGTGTGGATGTTTTATTCTTTCTGATTATAAGGTAGATTGTTTTGAAGCAAAAAGCCCTACTTTCGTAGGGCTTTTTATGGATAAAAAATCCATGTTGAGAAATGGTGTTGAGAATTTTTGGCGCGCTCGGCTTTCGCCTTATGCCACGTTCATTGATTGTTCCCTAATGCACTCGATCTCGTTCTTGAGCTCGATGGCAAGTGCTGCGATTTCGGCATTTTGGCACTTGGTGCCAAGCGTATTTGCTTCACGGCCCATTTCCTGGAGGATAAACCCGAGGTTCTTGCCCTGGGCGCCGCCCTTGGCGAGCGCGTCGAGGAACAGCTTGTTGTGGCTCCTGAATCTCGTGATTTCTTCGTGGATGTCGAGCTTGTCTGCCATGATGCAGGCTTCTTGTAAAAGGCGAACGTCGTCGATTTCGGAATCCTTCATGAGCGTGTTGATGCGTTCGCGGAACTTGACCTTCCATGTTTCAATGCGTTGCGGGTCGAGTACTTCGATCTTGTCGATGACTTCGTTCAGGTGGATTACGCGGCGGGTGAGGTCTACGGCGAGGTTTGCTCCTTCCTTTTCGCGCATGGCGATGACGCCATCCAATGCCTTGTCGAGTTCTGCCTTCAAGTGCTTTTCCCAGACTTCGTTGTCGCCGTTGCCGTCCGTGAACTGCAAAACCTCAGGGATGGCAAGCACATGTTCGAGCTTGATGTCGCCTGCAATGCCGTATTTCTTCTGCATCGCTTTCGTGATTTCCACGAACTTTGCCACAGCGGCTTCGTTGTAGCAAACGGGAATGTTCCCGGCGTTGCCTGCGCCAAGCGTAATCGAAAAGTTCACGGAACCGCGAACGAGCTTGTCCTTGATTTGTGCCTTGAAATCGTTTTCGAGGTAGGCGAAGTTCTTTGGAATCTTGCTCGAGATCTCGAGGAAACGGCTGTTCACGCTGCGCACTTCGATAACGCACGTGATTCCTTGCAGTGTGGATTCGCTTTTGCCGAACCCGGTCATGGAAATTATGGACATTTTGATTCTTGCGGCTTTGCCGCATCCTAGTTACTAGTTAAAATTAGTTGGTAGAACTTAGACCGCTACGCTCTTAGAACTTAGTAAGTTATTAGTTGTTAGTCATTGTCCGCAGTCTATATTAGGTGTTTTTTTTTGATTATAAAGCTCTAAAGACCAATGACTATTGACTAAGTTCTAAGTTCCTGATTTTAATTAATTAAATCTTGGATATCGTAGCGATGACGTGTTCGGCGCCGAAGTTCGGGAGCCCAATGGCGGTCAGGAACTTGCTTATCTTGTGTTCATTCTGGAAGTGCAAGTTTTCAATCTTGAACCCTTCCTTGTTGCACAGCGTATAGAAGTCCTTCACCGTCAAAAGGCGGATGTTCGGCGTATCGTACCATTCGTAGGGGAGTTCTTTGGAAATTGGCATGCGTCCGTGGAGCATCAGGCTTCCGCGGGCAGACCAGTGCCCAAAATTCGGGAACGTCACGATGACTTGCTTTGCAACACGCAAAAGCTCGTTCAAAAGCGCCACCGGGTCGCGAATTTCCTGAATCGTGCGATTGATAATGGCGTAGTCGAAACTGCCGTCCTTGAGGTCGGCAATGCCACTTTCGTCCAAGTCGCGTTGGATGACCGGCACATCTTTTTCGAGGCAGTCGAGAATTCCTTTGATGTTTTTTTCGATGCCAAAGCCCGAGACTTTCTTCTTGTGGATAAGGTAATCCAACAGGTCGCCGCTGCCGCAACCGAGGTCGAGTACATGGCTTCCTTCCTTTACGAGTTTGCCGAGGAGGTTAAAGTCGTTCTGGTCGTGGAATACAGGCACTGCCTGCGTTCCGTTTTGCGGGATAATCTTAGAATCGAGGAATCGGCCTACAGCTTTACCGAGCTCGCCCACTTCAATCAAGAATCCGTCATGGCCAAATTGCGTGTCGAGTTCGAGGCTTGTCACAGTCTTGCCGGTGTTGATGAGCGCGCTTGTAATGCGGCGGCTCTCGTGCGGCGGGAAAAGCCAGTCGGTCGAAAGGTTCACGTTCAGGACTTCAGCCTTGATGCCCTTGAATGCGTTTTCGATGCTGCCGTATTCCGTTTCGAGGTCGAACGCGTCGGTCGCATGTGCGATGTGCAAGTAGCTGTTTGCATCAAAGCGGTCGACGAATTTCGTTCCCTGATAACGTAAGTAGCTTTCGATGGGCAAGTTCAAGTCGTACGGCGTCGAGTAAGTGACGGCGTGGCTTCTGTTTTCCTGGTCCTGGGCGCGCTTGAACTTCTTCTCCATGCCAACGGCAGAGAGGTACGTGATGTGCGCGAGTTTGCGGGCGTTCGCAAGGCCAATGTCCGGTCTTGTCTTACCTTCTTCGTAATAGTCACCGCCGTGGAAGTTCGGGTCCTGCGTAATGACATCGCGGGCCACGACTTCAAAGCCGAGTGCCTGGCTAGAAAAGCGCGGAGAGCTTGCAATCACGATGATGCGCTTCACCTGTTCTGGGTAGTAAATCGCCCATTTCATCGCCTGGAATCCACCCATGGATCCACCGATGACGCTGTAGAATTCCTTGATGCCAAGAGCGTCTGCGAGTTCCTTTTGGGCGTGAACCATGTCGCCTATCGTAATGGTAGGGAAGGTACTGCCGTAGGGCTTGCCCGTGCGCGGGTTGATTGTTGCCGGGCCAGTAGAGCCCTTGCATCCTCCAAGGATGTTGCTGCAAACTACAAAGAATCGGTCTGTATCGATAGCCTTGCCTGGTCCGATGAGTTCGTCCCACCAGCCGGGCTTCTTGTCATTTTCTGTGTACCAGCCGGCGGCGTGCGCATCGGCGGTCAACGGCGAACAAACCCACACGGCGTTATCGCCGGCGGCGTTCAATGTGCCGTACGTTTCGTAACGGATGGTCAGGGCCGGGAGCGTCTTGCCGTTTTCCAGTAAAAAGCCCTGTTCACCATAATCCTTGTTGAAATCCTTGGGGATTACGGGACCAAACGATTTATGCAAATATTCACTCATATGCATAAATATAGTAAAAGATTTAGTTGCTGTTCA
Coding sequences:
- the metX gene encoding homoserine O-acetyltransferase MetX; translation: MSEYLHKSFGPVIPKDFNKDYGEQGFLLENGKTLPALTIRYETYGTLNAAGDNAVWVCSPLTADAHAAGWYTENDKKPGWWDELIGPGKAIDTDRFFVVCSNILGGCKGSTGPATINPRTGKPYGSTFPTITIGDMVHAQKELADALGIKEFYSVIGGSMGGFQAMKWAIYYPEQVKRIIVIASSPRFSSQALGFEVVARDVITQDPNFHGGDYYEEGKTRPDIGLANARKLAHITYLSAVGMEKKFKRAQDQENRSHAVTYSTPYDLNLPIESYLRYQGTKFVDRFDANSYLHIAHATDAFDLETEYGSIENAFKGIKAEVLNVNLSTDWLFPPHESRRITSALINTGKTVTSLELDTQFGHDGFLIEVGELGKAVGRFLDSKIIPQNGTQAVPVFHDQNDFNLLGKLVKEGSHVLDLGCGSGDLLDYLIHKKKVSGFGIEKNIKGILDCLEKDVPVIQRDLDESGIADLKDGSFDYAIINRTIQEIRDPVALLNELLRVAKQVIVTFPNFGHWSARGSLMLHGRMPISKELPYEWYDTPNIRLLTVKDFYTLCNKEGFKIENLHFQNEHKISKFLTAIGLPNFGAEHVIATISKI
- a CDS encoding YicC/YloC family endoribonuclease encodes the protein MSIISMTGFGKSESTLQGITCVIEVRSVNSRFLEISSKIPKNFAYLENDFKAQIKDKLVRGSVNFSITLGAGNAGNIPVCYNEAAVAKFVEITKAMQKKYGIAGDIKLEHVLAIPEVLQFTDGNGDNEVWEKHLKAELDKALDGVIAMREKEGANLAVDLTRRVIHLNEVIDKIEVLDPQRIETWKVKFRERINTLMKDSEIDDVRLLQEACIMADKLDIHEEITRFRSHNKLFLDALAKGGAQGKNLGFILQEMGREANTLGTKCQNAEIAALAIELKNEIECIREQSMNVA